ACATCCAGCCCAAAATCATGACAAGACGGCGCTATGCAGTTCCGTCGGATGGGGGCCTTACGAGGAAGCTGATTTGCTATCCATCGCAACAAGCCAGCTTCCGGCAGACCCCTCATTTCTTCACAGAACCCAGGCGGGCTTTGGCGATGCCGCGTTGCAACGCCATTTTCGCATTCGTGGTCCGGTGTTTTCCTGTCTTTCCGCCTGCGCCGCCTCCACTCAGGCGCTGGGTTACGGCTGCAGCCTCCTGCAAACCGGCAGGGCAGACATTTGTCTGGCCGGTGGCGCAGATTCGCGGATCCATATCCTGGGAGCCGCCGGGTACAGCCTGTTGAAGGCGCTCGCAACCGGGTGGGAACATGCGCCTGAAATCGGCAGCCGCCCCTTCGACCGCAACCGCAACGGATTTGTCATGGGCGAGGGGGCCGCTTTTTTCATCCTGGAAACATTGGAACACGCCGAAGCCCGCGGCGCGGCGCCTAAGGGAGAGATTGCCGGGCATGCCGTCACATGCGACGCCTACCGGTTGACCGATCCTGAACCCGATGGCGCGGGCGCGGCGTCCTGCATCCGCCTCGCGATCGAAAGCGCGGGTTTAAAGCCTGCGGATATCGATTATATCAATGCGCACGGCACCGGGACTCCGGCCAACGACGCGGCGGAAGTCCAGGCGCTACGCCGGATTTTTGGAGATATGGCTTCACAAATCCCCATCAGCTCGTTCAAATCCATGTTTGGCCATCTCTCAATGGCCTCGGGGGCAATCGAGGTGGCTGGCACATTGCTTGCGCTTAAGAACGGGATTTTGCCGCCCACCCTGAATTGTGACGACACCGAATGGCCGGAGCTGGACTTTGTCCCGCACAAGCCGCGCACGTTTCAGGGAAGGATTGCGTTGAAAAACTCCTTCGGGTTTGGCGGGCAAAATGCCTGCCTGGTTTTGAAGCGTTTCGAATCCTGACTAGTAATTTCACCACAAACGCGACTGTAAGAATGCAGGATGCTCTAACGCAAAGAGCAGAAGACGCCAAGACGCAAGCGACTGATTTACCGCAGCGGGGAATGGATTTTTTTAAAATTAATTTACTAAAAGGTTCAATTTTCAAAATCCGCGCAAATCTTTTTAATCTGCGGATAAATTTCGTTCATCCCGCTTGCCAACAGCTTGTCCGGCGGTATTTTGGCGGCCTGCCATTATGAAGAAGCCTGCATTTCCCTGGTCCCTCCTGCTGCGCTTCCTGGCTACGGCCCTGATTCTCATCCTGGTCTATTTCTACAACCGCAATGAGTGGCCGCATCAGATGGCAATCATCCGGCGTTCCAATCCTGTCTGGCTCCTTGCGGCTTTTTTGTGCTACGGCATCACAACCGCCCTGGGCATCTGGCGCTGGCATGTCCTCCTGAAGGCCTGCCATGCGAAAATGAAACTTTCCCGCACCATCCAACTGACTTTTATGGGGCTGTTTGCCAACCAGTTCATGCCCGGCGCCATGGGAGGCGACGTGGTCAAGGCCATCTATACCAGCCGCGAAATCCCGCATATCAAACCGACGGTGATCATGTCCATCGTCATGGAGCGGCTCCTGGGCTTCGTCGCCATGTTTTTGGTTTCCACCGCCCTGATTTTGTCGCGCTACGAACAATTGACCCGCGACCCGATCACGCGTTTCGCGGTCCATCTTTATCTCGGCGTATTTTTGATCGTGATCGTGGTGCTCGCGGTCGGAGCCTGGAACCGGGCGGGCGACTTTTTGCCGTTTTGGAAAAAGTTGCCGTTCCGCGAAGGGCTGCGCGAAGCCGGACAGGCCTATCAACTTTTTCTTCGCCATCCCTCCTGTTTCTGGGGCGGCCTTGTTCTTTCGGCTCTGGCGCATTTTTCCCTCATGCTCACGTTCTATTTTGTGTCCATAGCCCTTCAGATGGATCTGAATTTCATCGACCTTGCGGCGGTTCTGCCGCTCATTGCCGTGGTCACCCTCATTCCGGTGACCATCAACGGCTTCGGCCTCCGGGAAGTCGCGTTCCAGCATTTCCTGAGCTTTGCCGCCATGACCAAATCCTCCTGTGTGGCGCTTTCCCTCGGCGGGACTTTTCTCATCCTGATCTGGAGCCTCGTGGGCGGCCCGATTTACCTGCGTTACGGACGCAAACCGAGGAATCCGTAAAGGGAAGTTTTGGTTAAGTTTTCAAGTTCCAGGTGTTCGGTTTCAAGTGGAGCGATTCGCGCCCATTTTTGAGCCATCGGCTCTCAGTTTTTAGCTCTCAGCTTTCAAAATTTTGTATTCCACATTTCCTCCATCTCGTTTTCGTGATTTTCGTGTGTTTCGTGGGCAAGCTTCAGCGTTCTTCCTGTAAAAAAGTGTTCTCCAGTTCCGCGTTTCCACT
This genomic window from Candidatus Methylacidiphilales bacterium contains:
- a CDS encoding beta-ketoacyl-[acyl-carrier-protein] synthase family protein, with amino-acid sequence MKPRIVMTGMGVVSPWGAGTDVFWENLSRGRSAVRRLENPDLKDLPAGIAATVPGIPALRFDLELRNTRPRVLNMALAAAEEAWLSAKLQHPAQNHDKTALCSSVGWGPYEEADLLSIATSQLPADPSFLHRTQAGFGDAALQRHFRIRGPVFSCLSACAASTQALGYGCSLLQTGRADICLAGGADSRIHILGAAGYSLLKALATGWEHAPEIGSRPFDRNRNGFVMGEGAAFFILETLEHAEARGAAPKGEIAGHAVTCDAYRLTDPEPDGAGAASCIRLAIESAGLKPADIDYINAHGTGTPANDAAEVQALRRIFGDMASQIPISSFKSMFGHLSMASGAIEVAGTLLALKNGILPPTLNCDDTEWPELDFVPHKPRTFQGRIALKNSFGFGGQNACLVLKRFES
- a CDS encoding lysylphosphatidylglycerol synthase transmembrane domain-containing protein; the protein is MKKPAFPWSLLLRFLATALILILVYFYNRNEWPHQMAIIRRSNPVWLLAAFLCYGITTALGIWRWHVLLKACHAKMKLSRTIQLTFMGLFANQFMPGAMGGDVVKAIYTSREIPHIKPTVIMSIVMERLLGFVAMFLVSTALILSRYEQLTRDPITRFAVHLYLGVFLIVIVVLAVGAWNRAGDFLPFWKKLPFREGLREAGQAYQLFLRHPSCFWGGLVLSALAHFSLMLTFYFVSIALQMDLNFIDLAAVLPLIAVVTLIPVTINGFGLREVAFQHFLSFAAMTKSSCVALSLGGTFLILIWSLVGGPIYLRYGRKPRNP